A portion of the Paenibacillus marchantiae genome contains these proteins:
- the rpiA gene encoding ribose-5-phosphate isomerase RpiA, translating into MNLKQIAAERAAEYVQDGMKVGLGTGSTAYYAICRIGERVREGLNIQAVATSEASDKLAKEWGIPIVPFDQIGRLDLTIDGADEVDPEFNLIKGGGGALLREKIVAANSDKLIIVADGSKAVQKLGKFPLPVEVVPFASEWTFQALEKLGCHPEWRMDGDQRYLTDNGNLIADCRMEAIEHAAELNIQLNMLPGVVDNGLFIKMADTVILAKDDGSIDERHRS; encoded by the coding sequence ATGAATCTTAAACAGATAGCAGCTGAGCGCGCGGCAGAGTATGTTCAAGATGGAATGAAGGTTGGATTGGGTACAGGGTCAACGGCGTATTACGCTATTTGTCGAATTGGTGAGCGAGTACGTGAAGGGTTGAACATTCAGGCTGTAGCTACTTCGGAAGCATCGGACAAGCTTGCCAAAGAGTGGGGAATTCCGATCGTTCCCTTTGATCAAATTGGACGTCTAGATCTGACCATTGACGGTGCAGATGAAGTAGATCCTGAGTTTAACCTGATCAAAGGTGGCGGCGGTGCGCTTTTGCGTGAAAAAATTGTAGCTGCAAACAGCGACAAACTGATTATTGTAGCGGATGGCAGTAAAGCCGTACAAAAGCTAGGAAAATTCCCGTTGCCAGTTGAAGTGGTTCCGTTTGCTTCAGAGTGGACCTTCCAAGCGCTGGAGAAACTCGGGTGTCACCCAGAATGGCGTATGGATGGGGATCAACGTTATCTTACGGATAATGGCAACCTCATTGCAGATTGCCGCATGGAAGCCATAGAGCATGCTGCAGAGCTTAACATTCAGTTAAATATGCTCCCAGGTGTTGTCGATAATGGACTGTTTATTAAAATGGCGGACACCGTCATTCTTGCGAAGGATGATGGTAGCATCGATGAGCGTCATCGTTCATGA
- a CDS encoding GNAT family N-acetyltransferase, with translation MRENPLVDGEIVLRCVEKEDLTELYELIYSEDVPEWKQWDAPYYALEHESYEDFERSMLKRLEATQNNSDPDSIRIIELNGRIIGTISYYWEHRPSMWLEMGIVLYRSAQWGRGIGTRVLQMWSSHLFEQLPVARVGLTTWSGNERMMRSASKAGMQVEGRMRKCRIVDGKHYDSIRMGMLREEWEQMQSAGAGRNVNN, from the coding sequence ATGAGGGAAAACCCGTTAGTGGATGGTGAGATTGTTCTTCGATGTGTGGAGAAAGAGGATCTGACTGAACTCTATGAATTGATCTACAGTGAAGACGTACCGGAATGGAAACAATGGGATGCGCCATATTATGCCCTTGAACATGAGAGCTACGAAGACTTCGAACGGAGCATGTTAAAAAGACTTGAAGCAACTCAGAACAATTCTGATCCGGACTCCATTCGAATTATTGAGCTGAATGGCCGAATCATCGGTACAATCAGCTATTATTGGGAACATCGTCCATCCATGTGGCTGGAAATGGGAATAGTGTTATATCGATCAGCCCAATGGGGGCGCGGGATCGGCACGCGAGTACTTCAGATGTGGTCCAGTCACTTATTCGAGCAATTGCCCGTGGCCCGGGTTGGATTGACAACCTGGTCGGGCAATGAACGGATGATGCGTTCAGCTTCGAAGGCGGGAATGCAGGTGGAAGGACGTATGCGCAAATGCCGCATCGTGGATGGCAAACATTATGATTCAATTCGTATGGGAATGCTGCGCGAAGAGTGGGAGCAGATGCAATCTGCAGGAGCAGGTCGAAATGTAAACAACTGA
- a CDS encoding MarR family winged helix-turn-helix transcriptional regulator: MPNNEDNRELSLQLFVVLARAYNSVTSRSNRDIQSHGLNTTEFGVLDLLYHKGPQALQKIGEKVLMSSGNITYVVDKLQNKNLLIRRASKEDRRVIYAELTEEGRHLFTQIFPQHHQVIIDAVDGLEPSEKADAIRLLKKLGLAAEGKTDLR; the protein is encoded by the coding sequence ATGCCGAACAACGAGGACAATCGGGAACTGTCTTTACAATTATTTGTGGTTCTCGCTCGCGCATACAATTCCGTTACATCCAGGTCCAACCGGGATATCCAGAGTCATGGACTGAATACAACAGAATTTGGCGTGCTTGATTTGTTATACCATAAAGGGCCGCAGGCGTTGCAAAAGATCGGTGAGAAAGTGTTAATGTCCAGTGGCAATATCACGTATGTGGTGGACAAGCTTCAGAACAAAAATCTGCTGATTCGTCGAGCGTCCAAGGAAGATCGACGTGTCATATACGCTGAATTGACGGAGGAAGGAAGACATCTGTTTACACAAATCTTTCCTCAGCACCACCAGGTGATCATTGATGCGGTGGATGGGTTGGAACCTTCGGAAAAGGCAGATGCGATTCGTTTGTTAAAAAAGCTTGGACTCGCCGCAGAGGGGAAAACTGACTTGCGTTAA
- a CDS encoding response regulator has protein sequence MSNEHGKMKSSHRTIESLSNQMIRGKENQKQIRTSLPISILLADDNVINRQVVQMQLKKLGMTEVHTVSNGEEASEAFLSNKYSMILMDNMMPVMDGLEATRHIRALEQDKMWHPTPIIAMTGNVMDGEKEKCFEAGMDDFIGKPFTLEALNNVIQKWQPSSMSEEITKR, from the coding sequence ATGTCTAATGAACATGGAAAGATGAAATCATCGCACAGAACGATTGAATCGTTATCCAATCAGATGATTCGCGGTAAGGAGAACCAGAAGCAGATTCGTACATCCCTTCCGATATCAATCTTGCTAGCAGACGATAACGTCATCAATCGGCAGGTTGTGCAGATGCAGCTCAAAAAGCTGGGCATGACCGAAGTGCATACCGTCTCCAATGGGGAAGAGGCTAGTGAAGCTTTTCTCAGCAATAAATATAGTATGATCCTGATGGATAACATGATGCCTGTAATGGATGGACTGGAGGCGACACGCCATATCAGAGCTTTAGAACAGGATAAGATGTGGCATCCCACTCCGATTATTGCGATGACAGGAAATGTGATGGATGGAGAGAAAGAGAAATGTTTTGAAGCCGGGATGGATGATTTTATTGGTAAACCCTTCACCCTTGAAGCTCTAAACAACGTGATCCAGAAGTGGCAACCATCATCCATGTCTGAAGAAATTACGAAACGATAA